One Streptomyces sp. R28 DNA window includes the following coding sequences:
- a CDS encoding alpha/beta hydrolase gives MSLLARPAVAALVAKAMQRVTVLADRRSGGQGSSAASHARFPEYPRKVRELTIPTSIAPARATVYLPANAEPAPPVHVNFHGGGYVMTLTELDDPLCRVLAAEAGAVVINVDYVVAPQHPFPAPPRQAYEVVRWVAEHGAEEGWDGERLTVGGQSAGGGLAAAVARQALEEGGPSIALQVLHYPPLDLATGSRDKRAAIAKPMLRPWMADVFDTSYVPDARRRDDRLVSPAHPSDTADLKGIAPALVITAEYDLLRAEGERYAERLRGAGALVEHHDVAGADHAYDGTDDQKAREVYAMIARHVREATGSRTG, from the coding sequence ATGTCCCTCCTGGCCCGGCCCGCGGTGGCCGCCCTTGTCGCCAAGGCGATGCAACGTGTGACCGTGCTGGCGGACCGCCGTTCCGGCGGCCAGGGATCCTCCGCTGCCTCGCACGCGCGGTTCCCCGAATACCCGCGCAAGGTACGCGAGTTGACGATTCCCACATCGATCGCGCCCGCCCGGGCCACCGTGTATCTGCCCGCGAACGCCGAGCCCGCTCCCCCGGTGCACGTCAACTTCCACGGCGGCGGCTATGTGATGACACTGACCGAGCTGGACGACCCGCTGTGCCGCGTCCTCGCCGCCGAGGCGGGGGCGGTCGTGATCAACGTGGACTACGTCGTCGCCCCGCAGCATCCGTTCCCGGCGCCACCCCGGCAGGCGTACGAGGTCGTGCGGTGGGTCGCGGAGCACGGCGCCGAGGAGGGCTGGGACGGTGAGCGGCTCACCGTGGGCGGACAGAGCGCCGGCGGCGGGCTGGCGGCGGCCGTGGCGCGGCAGGCGCTTGAAGAGGGCGGGCCCTCGATCGCGCTGCAGGTGCTGCACTATCCCCCGCTCGACCTGGCGACCGGCTCCAGGGACAAGCGCGCCGCCATCGCCAAGCCGATGCTGCGGCCCTGGATGGCCGACGTCTTCGACACGTCGTACGTCCCGGACGCCCGGCGGCGCGACGACCGGCTCGTGTCCCCGGCGCATCCGTCGGACACCGCGGACCTGAAGGGCATCGCCCCGGCCCTGGTGATCACCGCCGAGTACGACCTGCTCCGGGCCGAGGGCGAGCGCTATGCCGAGCGGCTGCGGGGGGCGGGTGCGCTGGTCGAGCACCACGACGTGGCCGGGGCCGATCACGCGTATGACGGGACGGACGACCAGAAGGCGCGGGAGGTCTACGCGATGATCGCCCGGCATGTGCGGGAGGCCACCGGAAGCCGCACCGGCTGA